The Pararge aegeria chromosome 21, ilParAegt1.1, whole genome shotgun sequence genomic sequence CGCAGCGACGTGCCCGCTAGCCAGATCCATAACATGTATGTAGTCACGAATTCCTGAAAATAACATGTTTGTTACTAAGTATAAGCATTTCCTTACTTACTTTATACTGTTATAGGAATCTATTAAACTAGGTTTCTGAATTAGAAGTTGAAAGTGGCGCACCTTGCGCTGTTCACCCACTTGGTAGACATATGCGGTTTCGTCGTTTCAAGGCAATTTAATTCACTTCAAATGTAAAGACTGTTCAATTTCATTGTGCCGGCAGGAGAATTAGgcattttacatttatgtttttatttttctttcgtaAATGTTACTTTTTATGTGAGTAAGTACTTTTTAGTTGCAtaaattgtttttctattttatttttatggtatcATAATGAATacgttttatattcataaataattaagacaacttaaaggaaaatttaaatgaaaaaaaaagagtagaTAAACGAAAGTAAAATAGACACTATTTTTCATCACTTGAAGTGTTGGGTTCATTGTGTCCTGCAACCAAATAAAATCAAGGATCCAACGTTATAACGTTCTGAATCCATGCTAAAATATCGATACCTAGCATACCATCTGTTCGATGTAGGTACTAACTACTACATCAAGTACGAAAGAACATTTTCAGCCAAAGTCAACAATCAGAACCTTACACTACCGCGTAGCACTTTggtataaaatcccaaattctCCTGCAGATGTACGACGCACGCGGCCTCCTTTAATAGCGCAGTGGCGCCTTTGACAAAATGCGGCACGGGCCAAGGTACGGCACAAAGGCGACCGTATCTAAGCGAATAGACTTTATGCCATTGAGAAATACAATGAGTAAGTTAGATAGAAAACACTGATGGCAATTTGGAGCAGGTATCTCGCAGGTAGGTGAGGAAAGAGGCGATGTAAGAGTTACAGGTGCATGTACATTAAGCACTTGGATTATGTTGATGATCTTATATTTACTTACCAGTTCCATCAGGCGTATTGTAATCGTTTCCGAAGATAGTTAGCACGGGTTTCTTGCCGAGAGCTACCTGTGCCATGAAGGGCATGAGGTTCGTAAACTCCTTTGTTGGGTCCTCGCCGATCAGGCCCGAGGGGTGAGCGCCCACCGGGTTAAAGTATCGGAGCGAAATTATGTTCCATTTCTGTTAACAGATAGAATATAACTTTAACAAGGTACCTACCCAACCCAATGCGGTGTTTACATATAgtttagtataaaggactacgtaccTAATCGATAGAAAAGCTagggtgtgaattattgatctaaccaggttgctcttctaataattttaaatgacaatgtaagatggtgataaaaaaaaaagcaaccggctaagtttgttgtgggcttcttcttagaccaggacgcgtttggtaccctcgtagctttagtttatatttaacgaatatggttatcgccataatctcactaccgtgtaattctcacatgtaatgtacgcatcaaaagtgccatctatgggcctacttgaataaagaatttttttactttgactttgacataataTCCAAACCAAGCGAGACAAGACCCTGGTAACTGGAACTCTTATtgacctacgtccagcagtggacgttgatgataatgatcaaCATGATCATTTACGATTACTTATATTACAAGGCGCTTTAATGCCGATAGGGTAAGTTGTCGTGATAATGTATTCTATTCGCGGTATGTAAACTTTTGTTCCATaactgacggccgagtggcgcagtgagcagcgaccctgctttctgagtacaaggtcgCGGGTTCtgtttccacaactggaaaatgtttgtgtgatgaacatgaatgttttccagtgtctgggcgtttatctgtatattagagatttatgtgtattatattcataaaaaaaaatattcatcagctatttttgggcccataacacaaggtgtTGTATATAAAACAACTATTTCAAAATAGGTacttagttgttttattttaaaattgaataatagGGGATAAAAATATGTGTTGGACAATTTTGCTTACCTATTAGAAATATTACGTGGAAGGATGGCCTAAACCGGCcggtaaatattaatgtaatgttACGCGCTAACCTTAGGTACTTATTGGCTTCAAAACATTATAGAAAATACAGTTACACTATTTAATCTCATTTTCCTATTTCACATAACATATCAAATGAATACATCGTAGTATGTAGATATAATATTTCCGCCGTCACTCTAGAGTCACGTAAACTCGGCAAAGCTAGTATAAGCCTTGAACTTAACGAACTAAATTATGCGTTTAGTAGGTTAAACAGAACCGGTTCCCGATCAAGAGCTGAATTCAACATAATTATGTAACCCGCGACCGCGACACGTGGTCATTGTGCTATTAATTGGGAAGTAAACGTAGATTAATGGAGATGCACAGCTGCTTTTCTGATGAGATTTCCAACTAGTACGTTCATTTAGTTCTAAGGTCGATAGCAGTTTATTAATACGCATTTAATACGGTTTAgtagtataatattaattgtaagcTGGTTCGATTGCAAATAACGGGGTCTTGAGCTCGATTTACAAATCGAGCCATGAatggtttggtttttttttcagtaaaaaatctCATTCTATTCTATCTTCATCTCAACATAATACTCCGCCtgcctcggaaagcacgttaaaCCGCCGGTTCTCGACATCATCACTAACGAGACAATATACCTTACCATTCTATCTACCAATCATTCAAAGCACGGTAAACCCCGttgaagcagcatggtgggtttatgctctaaatccGGTACTGGGTCGATTTAAATACGATATTTACATTACTGGTACCTTATTTCGTAACTATTTCAACCGGTCGACTTTATACATAACCGTTACAAAACGCATAATTTGAGAGCGCCCTTGAGATCACGTTGCATACCGACTCGTCGCAGATGGCACCTCGTCATCGGTAATccacttagaaagttagaggcaAGAGTGATGTTAAAGATAGGTAACCAAAAGCCTTGAAGATACTTTGGCGTTGTACgcaggttttaaaaaaaaaggacttTTCGCTTGACAAGACTTTCTATCTAAACGTAAAGAACGTAAGGCTTAGCGGGGTTGTAATGTTGTACTAAGAACTATAACCAATGTGGGTTGTAATGTGATgtgatttgaattaagaaacatCCCGCATCCGTTTTGTTCGCAAAATGCAGTTCAGTCTACAATTTCTATTTTGCTTTGACACTCGCGTAATTTGAATGTTACTTTCTCGtttcgatataaaataaaaaataaaaaaaaagccatttaatcccaagtaacatattaaacatcgattaacaaataaataaataaagaaataaacaaaataaagaaaatctaaataatatacttacattaaagtTAGTTGGGTACCCATCTCCATCTCTACAAAACTTATTAGGGGTTAATAATGCCTTACACCCCTAAACCCGTCCCTACACTTAGGATTCTCGATGGAACACACTCAATACGGGAGCTACTTTAAATCACTCCCATGTCTACataatttagtaatattttttacttacatcATCAGCAGCGCTCAAGTCTTTAAGCATCTCCTCAATAAAATACTTTGTCCTTCCATACACATTTGTTATGTTGCCGGTTTGATGGGTTTCAGTGATCGGCAGGGTCTCCGGCTCTCCGTAAACCGTGCACGACGACGAGAAGACCATTTGGTAGCAGTTGTGGGATCGCATTATCTGGAAGAGTTATTTTCTCATGTAACACATCTTGTGtcctcaaaatattaataagagcTTAGACTTATTATCAACTGTTCTGGATTGTGcagtgtggtgatggcagatcagaatacatttgtcatAACCCCTCGTCTCGCGGGtggtcgtacgaggcgactagaaagggaatataaaggagaacgtgcagcaacgtcctctgtgctattagTACGATTAAAAATCCGCCTGcccgtggtgattatggactaACCCGGAAGGTTAcatttagcccagcagtggcaAGACCCTAACTATAGTATACCTAACCTCTGGGTTTTTGTCATTTAAGATCCTGCTTTACTATAATGCAATCGTGTTTTGCCCTCCTAAATCcagttctaccacagaacagagagacaccgtgagcggtagcatcattatgtggttgatattccataaacacgtacgaaacgttttttatacaAGTTTCTGATccctactatttttttatgaaatacatCTTTCTTACCTCCAATAAGTTGAGCATGCCGAGTAGATTATTCTGGTAGTACAAAAGTGGTTGTTGCATTGATTCACCAACTGCCTTCAGAGCCGCGAAGTGGATCACACAGTCCACCTTATGCTgaaatgtattatgtatatgtaaACAAACATTGACCGAATAATAGCAATTTGTGTGGAAGAAGCTGAAATGAGTTTTGATAGTTGTTGAGGTATTTGAGCTCCACAGCCACAGCGTTGGCCTCTTCTCATGGCGAACTTTTGCGCTCGCCCCATCTCGACGGTGACGCAGTAACAACACCTCATGTGGTTATCTGCTACTGTCCTTCCGAAGAAAAAGATATTGGAGGCATTTGAAGCAATCAAGTTTTTTTCCCAATCTGTTACTTGCTGTAACAGAttgggaaaacatcgtgaggaaaactacAGGCCATATAgctctccataaagttctcaaaaggcgttcgaagtctaccaatccgcgagcgttgtggactacagcCCAAAAACCCTTcctattctgagaggaaaccctgGCCTGGTGcagaccggtaatgggttgctaaTGGTTATGATGATTTGAGCATTGCGTTGTAGCGCGGAAGTCTATAAGAGTAAGTTAAACAGGGAAGAGATGCACGAGCTTAGGTACGTGTGGAGATCGGCATTGTAATGATTGCGTTCCATTTGCTGTAGGAACTTGATGGCAGTTTTGgctttgttaaaaataagcCATCCGTTGCTTTAAAAACCctgtatttctttttaaacttattacttAATGTTTGTAACctttaaacttataacaaagTGTTGTCATTCATGGTTGAGGACATATAAACGTCTTTTTTACCTTTATGTACACAGTATTACAATCGCATCTAATCAACAGTGCAATCATTGTAATTCTATCACTTAAAGGCTAAAAATCTGAAGGAAAACCGCTAATGGTTTGGGGCAGTACTCGATAAATCGTCGATCACTTTATCATATTTGGTAATGGCCCGTCATTACCTTATCAAAGATATCGTTGATTTGTGGTTTGTCTAATAGATCTGCTTTATAGAACGTGATTTTTTTGCCCGTGATTTCTTCCGCTCGCTGCAAAGCTGGTGAACCGTCTTCATCACCCACTGCATTTGCGAAGTTGTCTATGGCAACTACTTCGTATCCTGCCTCTAGGAGGTCGACCACGCAATGACTACCTATGTAGCCAGCACCTCCTGTGACCATTATTGTCCTGAAGCGGGAcatctttgattttgttttaggGTAAATACTCTATgctgtaacaataataaaataattagacactaattaaaatataccttaCCTAAATAGTTAGCTTCAATCGATGAAAATGAATGTGATTTGTAAGGAATCAACTAAAGTTAATTTTCCTTGGAAGAGTTCTCGAATAGTGGATTTTAATGAAAAGCTACCCTATTCTGTTATCTTTTCTGTTAGTTGTGACctttagtgttttatttttacctttaccacttttatttatctttagacGAAGATGCGATGTGTTTGATATAACGGCATTTGGTATAATGGTGAAAAGTAACCGAATATGATTCACTGCCCGGCCAGCTAATTCTTAGCTTAATTATATATTGAATGTGTTCTTTTTTATAACGTTCTAGTAGTCTTTACAATTGCTGCGATAAATTTATAGAAATTCAAATGTCGTAAGTGTAAAAAAAACCCAGCCCAGTTATAGCCCAGTGTTTAAGACTTCAGGCTCAATTTTGGGCTTTAGCTTTTGGCCCTCGGTATGAACCTCTGCAACTGtttggagttatgtgccttttatgCAACGaattaacacttgctttaacggtaaaggaaagcatcatgaggaaacttgcatgacTGAGAATTGTCCATAATTATCTCAAAGGATAATGAGTCTACCCATCCGTGCCTCAGCGTTGTGGCTTAAACTCATATCATTCTGGAAGGTGACCCGTACCCCAAGGTGGACCGGTAATTGATTGAAAATGATGGCGAGTGTGAAAATAATCCAACAAAGCAAACCTACTCCGGCAAAATATTTCGTAAATAAAGCTGttgtttattcatataaaatagttgCGATTATTTGTAAGTATGGCTGCGAGATGTCCTCATAGACATAGTTGTGTTATTGTACTATCCGAAAACCTTCGTGCCTCCTGCGTTCGGAACAATGTGCCATTAAATTTCGTATGGTACAACCCTGACTATAACTTTCAACTTGGGCACGTGCTGGTATAAAATAGCAATGTGGAAGAGGAAACCATCTATATGATTACTCATAATTCCACTGATTTAATTGTTTGATAAGGAAAATCTCACCATGTATTGTGATTTAACTATTTTACTTCAATGTTTATCATTGAACAATCAAATCATTTTCTACTTTTATTTATCAGGTCAGCTTGTAACACTGTCGTTGAGAAGTTGGTGGTTCCCTTTCTTTACCAGCTAGCATTTACCTCCGTTCTTCGTCCAGGTTTACTATGGTATTTTACAAAACCCCGTGAACAGTTTGTTTTCGTGGGACACATACAAGCCTTTTTTTtcacgtggggaaatcctcatggataccaccgcgccacggggaggcacggtgattatgtcggactcgtaccgaaTAAAACCCCATTGAGTTcctaccagtcgcctggtggTGGTGTGAACTATTTCTCTAACCAGgctgcttcttaaatatttacaaatgacaatgtgagatggtgttaacaaaaaaaaatacccggcttggtttgttgtgggcttcttcttagatcagggcgcgtttggaaccctcgtagttttagtattaagtttatCGGcctcactactcactactaccTATGTacttacacattttgtatgtcaTCAACGTATCAAAAGGACCATCGATGTGcctattcaaaaaatatttgactttgactttagccTATGatgctctccgtcctttcaacgaaCTCTATGCTGAAaaacaagttgattggttgcttccTTATGGAATGAAGGTAGggccaacaaacaaacaaattcacttttacatttataatattagtaaagataagtAAACTTTAGGTAGAATAAGGTGAAGAAAAAAGACCAATACGGAAGCCTTTATACAAGACCTTCACACGAATTCGatgatcaaattaaattaaaagaaaacgtgACTACTCATTTAATTATCGTTTTTAAAAGTCTTGTATTCAATTCCATAAAATTCCACTAGACCATTGGTTAGTCAACTACCGATCACGAGGTTTAACGTTCTTTTCTCGCTCTAAACTTGTGTGGTCTATGTAAGATCAGAAGAGAGATTATCTGCCAAGAGATTCTCCGGcctgcatggctagcatgggcaggagacaataatctccccggggaaaggataaaaaattatcttctcccacagctgtatcaactctcagagcacttgcGCACAAGTGAAACTATCTATggaatatatatgtttattatttattatacatatatccaaataatatatgtgtaataaacagggggtaaacttctcctattccacgttcctattctttagcaggtggacacgttaattatatccataGTCAGGTGATATAATCAaggaatataatatttgtctcttgcccgtgctagccccgTTCTAGCCCCGCTCTAGTTAGGAAATTGTCGTTACAACTACCATGCCTTGGAGAGCACATTAAGCCATCAATCTCGGTtcgaattaaatataaatatgctacgaaaatacacacatctagtagcttttgataaatatttttttatgaacaattaatactaattaatacttataatataaagataaacacatagccactgaaaaacatacatgttcataacacaaactttgtccagttgtgggaatcgagcccacggccttggacccagaaagcagggtcgctgcccactgcgccagtcagcaaTTAAAAAGTATAACCTATATAACCTAAAACGTTCATACTGCAATTCCGAAGacgtagtaacatattaaataaatgccgAAGACCGTTATCAATTCCAAATGTATTTCTAGAattcgaaataaataataatactctGTAGAATCTAATTTAAAACGAATAAAACTACTGTTAGACATAATATAATAGGTAACTAAATGAATTCTTCAGAGCGCTAAGTGACCATCAAGGAGCTTGCTTACGAAACGATTTCACAATTTGACAGAGGTTTTGTTCTATGGGCAGGTAGGTAAGTACGTCTCAGTCTCAAGGTATGACAGTTAAGTTATCTAGGGATTCTAGAATATGATGAAATAGAATCCGAGAAtgcttttaattatttctacaaGGATTACTCACCCAACACTTTCCGTGCGGGGTCTGGTGTAACACTAGACACCAGTGGTCATATAGACCCATtggtaacttttatttagtGTCATATTACCACCTTACAAAGACGTTAACTTAACACACTGTTAAGAAACGGAATAAAGGACGATGCATAATGAGTGATGAGAAACGACGATGGTGTATCTAGCTCTTTTTTCTCTTGGTgtgtatacaata encodes the following:
- the LOC120633388 gene encoding UDP-glucose 4-epimerase-like, which translates into the protein MSRFRTIMVTGGAGYIGSHCVVDLLEAGYEVVAIDNFANAVGDEDGSPALQRAEEITGKKITFYKADLLDKPQINDIFDKHKVDCVIHFAALKAVGESMQQPLLYYQNNLLGMLNLLEIMRSHNCYQMVFSSSCTVYGEPETLPITETHQTGNITNVYGRTKYFIEEMLKDLSAADDKWNIISLRYFNPVGAHPSGLIGEDPTKEFTNLMPFMAQVALGKKPVLTIFGNDYNTPDGTGIRDYIHVMDLASGHVAALNLLSDNHGKLKVYNLGTGKGVSVKELVEVFERVTKAKVPVKYVARRIGDITAMWADASLAKQELGWTTKRSVEEMCTDFWRWQTMNPDGYPKKNKTTVIVVNGKS